A single region of the Solirubrobacterales bacterium genome encodes:
- a CDS encoding HAMP domain-containing histidine kinase, whose translation MRSLRGRLVAILLLVALAGLIVLAAVTFAEQRSFLYDRLDRQVQSGFGGVAGQLFFAQQSQSNNCSGSAPRADGGEAGARDPGGGPAGPGFSLPPGTYGAIVSSNGAIVADCLFGFRERNTYAVPNFAGIALSTAPHTVRAKGGDNEATEFRAAARPLPTGETVVVAIPTSDTRATINRLLLVEIVVILGVLIVLGVAAWLLVGIGLRPLDRMGKTADAIAGGDLSRRVEPADERSEIGRLGIALNHMLQRLEGAFKEREASESRLRQFLADASHELRTPLVSIRGYSELYRLGATQDAAEVGRSMERIEQESARMGLLVEDMLTLARLDETHDNTFTSVDVSELAANAVRDAEVAAPGREITLESDGPAEVNGDSHQLQQVFANLLRNAIVHTPEDTAIDVTIARNGAEVRIDIRDHGNGLPDGAGRQIFERFWRSETGRERGKAGSGLGLSIVAGIVEAHGGRVHARNAESGSGAIFSVWLPLPDLRELPA comes from the coding sequence ATGCGCTCGCTGCGCGGCCGCCTGGTCGCGATTCTTCTGCTGGTCGCGCTAGCCGGGCTGATCGTGCTCGCGGCGGTGACCTTTGCCGAGCAGCGTTCGTTCTTGTACGACCGCCTCGACCGCCAGGTGCAGTCGGGCTTTGGCGGGGTTGCCGGCCAGCTCTTCTTCGCTCAGCAATCCCAGAGCAACAACTGTTCGGGATCGGCGCCGCGAGCTGACGGCGGCGAGGCTGGTGCTCGCGATCCGGGCGGGGGGCCGGCCGGCCCGGGATTTTCCCTCCCACCGGGAACCTACGGAGCGATCGTCAGCAGCAACGGAGCGATCGTGGCGGACTGCCTCTTCGGGTTCCGCGAAAGAAACACCTATGCCGTGCCGAATTTTGCCGGCATCGCGCTCTCCACCGCGCCCCACACTGTCAGGGCCAAGGGTGGTGACAACGAGGCCACGGAATTCCGCGCCGCCGCGCGCCCGCTCCCCACTGGCGAGACCGTCGTGGTCGCGATCCCGACCTCAGACACGCGCGCGACGATCAACCGTCTGCTGCTCGTTGAGATCGTCGTGATCCTCGGGGTGCTGATCGTTCTCGGCGTCGCCGCATGGCTGCTCGTCGGGATTGGACTACGCCCACTCGACCGCATGGGCAAGACCGCTGACGCGATCGCTGGCGGAGACCTCTCTCGGCGCGTCGAGCCTGCAGACGAGCGATCAGAGATCGGTCGATTGGGAATCGCGCTGAACCACATGCTCCAGCGACTCGAAGGCGCCTTCAAGGAGCGCGAGGCGAGCGAGAGCCGCCTGCGCCAGTTCCTCGCCGACGCATCGCACGAGCTGCGAACTCCGCTGGTTTCGATCCGTGGCTACTCCGAGCTCTATCGCCTGGGCGCAACCCAGGACGCGGCAGAAGTCGGCCGTTCCATGGAACGCATCGAGCAAGAGTCCGCGCGCATGGGCCTGCTCGTCGAGGACATGCTGACGCTCGCGCGGCTCGATGAAACGCACGACAACACCTTCACCTCAGTGGACGTTTCCGAGCTCGCGGCCAACGCCGTGCGCGACGCCGAAGTAGCTGCGCCGGGACGCGAGATCACGCTCGAGAGTGACGGCCCCGCAGAGGTCAACGGCGACTCCCACCAGCTGCAACAGGTCTTCGCGAATCTCCTTCGCAACGCGATCGTGCACACGCCCGAGGACACGGCGATCGACGTCACGATTGCCCGCAATGGCGCCGAAGTTCGCATCGACATCCGCGACCACGGCAACGGCCTGCCCGACGGAGCTGGCCGCCAGATCTTCGAACGCTTCTGGCGCTCAGAGACCGGTCGTGAGCGCGGCAAGGCAGGATCTGGCTTGGGATTGTCGATCGTCGCCGGCATCGTTGAGGCGCACGGCGGGCGCGTTCATGCCAGAAACGCAGAGTCCGGAAGCGGCGCGATCTTCAGCGTCTGGCTTCCACTCCCAGATCTCAGAGAACTCCCAGCCTGA
- a CDS encoding response regulator transcription factor, whose product MNANPDANGARILVVDDEPNIVDVITMALNFQGFEVESADNGIDAIKAVHTFKPHLMLLDIMLPDIEGFEVAERLGATRGRTPIIFLTARDSTEDKVRGLTIGGDDYITKPFSLEELVARVRLILRRTGQADGDDEDRLTFEDLELDEATREVTRGGRGIELTATEFRLLHYFMLNPRRVLTRQQILDHVWEYDFDGDARVLETYVSYLRKKVDVDEEPLIQTVRGIGYALRPKATAGKA is encoded by the coding sequence ATGAACGCAAACCCAGATGCCAATGGTGCTCGCATCCTCGTTGTCGACGACGAGCCAAACATCGTCGACGTAATCACAATGGCCCTGAATTTCCAGGGCTTCGAGGTCGAGTCGGCCGACAACGGCATCGATGCGATCAAAGCAGTCCACACTTTCAAGCCGCACCTGATGTTGCTCGACATCATGCTCCCCGACATCGAGGGCTTCGAGGTCGCAGAGCGCCTCGGTGCAACGCGCGGCCGCACTCCGATCATCTTTCTGACCGCTCGAGACTCGACCGAGGACAAAGTTCGCGGCCTGACCATCGGCGGCGACGACTACATCACCAAGCCCTTCAGCCTCGAAGAGCTGGTCGCCCGCGTGCGCCTGATTCTGCGCCGCACCGGCCAGGCCGACGGCGACGACGAGGACCGGCTGACCTTCGAAGATCTCGAGCTCGACGAGGCGACGCGCGAAGTCACCCGCGGCGGACGCGGCATTGAGCTGACGGCGACCGAGTTCAGGCTGCTCCACTATTTCATGCTCAACCCCCGCCGCGTCCTCACGCGCCAACAGATCCTCGACCACGTCTGGGAGTACGACTTCGACGGCGACGCCCGCGTGCTCGAGACCTACGTCAGCTACCTGCGCAAGAAGGTCGACGTCGACGAAGAGCCGCTGATCCAGACCGTTCGCGGAATCGGATACGCACTGCGCCCGAAGGCGACGGCGGGCAAGGCCTAG
- a CDS encoding inorganic diphosphatase — protein sequence MTDLPEGHLYAVVEIPKGSRNKYEWDEQLNAIKLDRFLYSSVVYPLDYGFIPESIGADGDPLDAMILVSEPTFPGCWIEVKPIALFRMHDDKGSDDKVICVPVSDPNWNFFESLNDVSKQLQDEISHFFAIYKDLEQKTVKVEGWFGVMEAWKAIEEAHGRWNAEHPEG from the coding sequence ATGACTGATCTCCCCGAAGGCCACCTGTATGCAGTGGTCGAAATCCCCAAAGGTTCCCGCAACAAGTACGAGTGGGACGAACAACTGAACGCAATCAAACTCGACCGTTTCCTTTATTCATCGGTTGTCTACCCCCTGGACTACGGCTTCATCCCTGAGTCGATCGGCGCCGATGGCGACCCGCTCGATGCGATGATCCTCGTCAGCGAGCCGACGTTCCCCGGCTGCTGGATCGAGGTCAAGCCGATCGCGCTTTTCCGTATGCACGACGACAAGGGTTCCGATGACAAGGTCATCTGCGTCCCCGTCAGCGATCCCAACTGGAACTTCTTTGAGTCATTGAACGACGTCTCAAAGCAGCTTCAGGATGAGATATCGCACTTCTTTGCGATCTACAAGGACCTCGAGCAGAAGACCGTCAAGGTCGAAGGCTGGTTCGGTGTCATGGAGGCCTGGAAGGCCATCGAAGAGGCACACGGTCGCTGGAACGCTGAACACCCCGAGGGGTAG
- a CDS encoding PH domain-containing protein has protein sequence MDMHPGESVVFEGHPSWRGVLSFYVKNIAADLVIAAILWFVWSETYAVIVFAALVAVTILVGYILRVTTVYTITNERLRIRTGLLSKHVQQTDINRVQNVNTSQGPLERIMQVGKVDFDTAGTDDGSFTFAGIANPESIVAAVDEAKRDSPSAPPSAQGL, from the coding sequence ATGGACATGCATCCCGGTGAGTCAGTCGTATTCGAAGGCCATCCCTCCTGGCGCGGAGTTCTCTCGTTCTATGTGAAGAACATCGCCGCCGACCTGGTGATCGCCGCCATCCTCTGGTTCGTCTGGTCTGAGACCTATGCCGTGATTGTGTTTGCGGCGCTCGTCGCCGTAACGATCCTCGTCGGGTACATCCTGCGCGTGACGACCGTCTACACGATCACCAACGAGCGCCTGCGGATTCGCACCGGCCTGCTCTCAAAGCACGTCCAGCAGACCGACATAAACCGCGTTCAGAACGTCAACACTTCGCAGGGTCCGCTCGAGCGGATAATGCAGGTAGGAAAAGTGGACTTCGACACCGCCGGCACTGACGACGGCTCCTTCACCTTTGCCGGAATCGCCAATCCAGAGTCGATCGTCGCTGCTGTTGACGAGGCCAAGCGCGACTCGCCATCCGCGCCGCCCTCCGCTCAGGGGCTTTAG
- the ppk2 gene encoding polyphosphate kinase 2, which yields MSQAPAKETMPKLVFEKELKKLQRELVIQQRYMIATGMRAVVIFEGRDAAGKGGVIKRISERVSPRHTRVVALGTPTERERTQWYFQRYVEHLPSAGEMVLFDRSWYNRAGVERVMGFCTDDEYKEFLRSAPEFERMLVRSGIQVIKYWFSVSPDVQEERFQARVTDPMRQWKLSPMDVESRDRWMDYSKAKDEMFAVCDIKQAPWWVVEADDKRRARLNCISHLLGQIPYKAEKIDQIALPPRPDISGYVRPPMDDQTFVPEKY from the coding sequence ATGTCGCAAGCACCCGCGAAAGAGACGATGCCAAAGCTCGTCTTCGAGAAGGAACTCAAAAAGCTGCAGCGCGAGCTGGTGATCCAGCAGCGCTACATGATCGCCACCGGAATGCGTGCGGTCGTGATCTTTGAAGGCCGCGATGCGGCTGGAAAGGGCGGCGTGATCAAACGGATAAGTGAACGCGTGTCCCCTCGGCACACTCGTGTGGTCGCGCTCGGAACCCCCACCGAGCGCGAACGCACGCAGTGGTACTTCCAGCGCTACGTCGAGCATCTTCCCTCGGCCGGCGAGATGGTTCTCTTTGATCGTTCCTGGTACAACCGCGCCGGCGTCGAGCGCGTGATGGGTTTTTGTACTGACGATGAGTACAAGGAGTTTCTGCGCAGTGCTCCCGAGTTTGAGCGGATGCTCGTGCGCAGCGGCATCCAGGTGATCAAGTATTGGTTCTCGGTCAGTCCGGATGTTCAGGAAGAGCGCTTTCAAGCGCGCGTGACAGACCCGATGCGCCAGTGGAAGCTGTCGCCGATGGACGTGGAATCCCGCGACCGTTGGATGGACTACTCAAAGGCCAAGGACGAAATGTTCGCCGTGTGCGACATCAAGCAGGCCCCGTGGTGGGTCGTCGAGGCCGACGACAAGCGTCGCGCGCGTCTCAACTGCATCAGCCACCTGCTCGGCCAGATTCCGTACAAGGCCGAGAAAATCGATCAGATCGCCCTTCCTCCGCGACCGGACATCTCCGGATACGTACGTCCTCCGATGGACGACCAGACGTTTGTTCCGGAGAAGTACTGA
- a CDS encoding class I SAM-dependent methyltransferase, with protein sequence MEHSPYRAALAQIHDDGFGFIATGAAKMLLAGLRLNGFKVGLVVELACGGGISSRMIVDGGFDVLGYDMSPDMIELARERVPEARFEVASLYDAELPECVAVTGIGEAFNYRFDERAGFDAMRAVFERAHAALVPGGILIFDVAQPGRAMPRLERTTWEGAGWMVTAETIEAPGTDTLERRITSTRGEEVDVEIHQLALYEHEAVFAVLRETGFDPATLASYAEDYRFGVGHGGFYAVRD encoded by the coding sequence ATGGAGCACTCGCCATACCGCGCAGCTCTCGCGCAGATCCACGACGACGGTTTCGGTTTCATCGCGACGGGCGCGGCGAAAATGCTGCTCGCCGGGCTGAGGCTCAATGGCTTCAAAGTCGGATTGGTCGTCGAACTTGCATGCGGGGGCGGCATCTCCTCACGAATGATCGTCGACGGGGGATTTGATGTGCTCGGCTACGACATGTCGCCCGACATGATCGAGCTGGCGCGCGAGCGCGTCCCTGAGGCGCGATTTGAGGTGGCATCGCTCTATGACGCAGAGCTGCCCGAGTGCGTCGCCGTGACCGGAATCGGCGAAGCCTTCAATTACCGGTTCGATGAGCGCGCAGGCTTTGACGCAATGCGAGCGGTCTTCGAGCGCGCCCACGCCGCGCTCGTCCCCGGCGGGATCCTGATCTTCGACGTCGCGCAACCCGGCCGCGCGATGCCGAGGCTCGAGCGAACAACGTGGGAGGGTGCTGGCTGGATGGTCACCGCTGAAACGATCGAGGCACCTGGTACCGACACGTTGGAACGTCGGATCACGAGCACGCGCGGCGAAGAGGTCGACGTGGAGATCCATCAACTTGCGCTCTACGAGCACGAGGCAGTCTTCGCGGTGCTTCGGGAGACCGGCTTCGATCCGGCGACGCTTGCCTCTTACGCCGAGGACTACCGCTTCGGCGTCGGGCACGGCGGCTTTTACGCAGTCAGGGATTAG
- a CDS encoding DUF3037 domain-containing protein, with protein MPEPASAFSYAIVRVVPDIERGEFVNAGVMLFARQHDFLAARVGLDRKRLAALSPEADYESVRSALKAFVRVAEGDEGAGPMATLPKSERFGWLAAPSSTVVQCSPTHTGLCSDPRRALDELFEDLVA; from the coding sequence ATGCCCGAGCCAGCTAGCGCCTTCTCTTACGCGATCGTCCGCGTCGTTCCCGACATCGAGCGCGGGGAGTTCGTAAACGCCGGGGTGATGCTCTTCGCGCGGCAACACGATTTCCTCGCCGCGCGCGTTGGGCTCGACCGAAAGCGACTGGCTGCACTCAGCCCCGAGGCCGATTACGAGTCGGTGCGATCGGCGCTAAAAGCCTTCGTGCGCGTGGCCGAGGGCGACGAGGGCGCAGGCCCGATGGCGACGCTTCCCAAGAGCGAGCGATTCGGCTGGCTGGCGGCTCCGTCGAGCACGGTTGTTCAGTGCTCGCCCACGCACACCGGGCTCTGCAGCGATCCTCGGCGGGCCCTAGACGAGCTTTTCGAAGATCTCGTCGCCTGA
- a CDS encoding aminotransferase class I and II, protein MPTITDIGHVIATRYVTPLREGGSMPGLMEADDDGLYVVKYRGAGQGTLALASELISAAIAEAIGIRVPRLSFVEVDPALGIAEPDPEIQELIVASPGINLGSDFLPGAMTYSPADDRQPPADEAAAIVWLDALLTNVDRSAQNPNLLIWHGELWAIDHGAALYRQHAGLDPAQATTPFAQIADQVLLPHASSIAEAGDRLAPLVDSSVVEAAVARVPIDWFTVRPPEVYVEYLTARVAASSQFSEEAENARAS, encoded by the coding sequence ATGCCAACGATCACCGACATCGGCCACGTCATCGCGACGCGCTATGTGACCCCGCTGCGCGAGGGAGGCTCGATGCCGGGGCTGATGGAGGCCGACGACGACGGTTTGTACGTGGTCAAATACCGCGGCGCCGGGCAGGGCACCTTGGCGCTGGCCTCCGAGCTGATCTCAGCGGCGATCGCCGAAGCGATCGGAATCCGTGTTCCGCGGTTGAGTTTCGTGGAGGTGGATCCTGCGCTCGGGATCGCCGAGCCCGACCCCGAGATTCAGGAGCTGATCGTGGCGAGCCCCGGCATCAACCTCGGCAGCGACTTCCTGCCCGGGGCGATGACCTACTCACCGGCCGACGATCGCCAGCCGCCCGCCGACGAGGCCGCCGCGATCGTCTGGCTCGACGCGCTGCTCACGAACGTCGATCGCAGCGCGCAGAATCCGAACCTGCTGATCTGGCACGGCGAGCTTTGGGCGATCGACCACGGCGCCGCGCTCTACCGCCAGCACGCCGGCCTCGATCCCGCCCAGGCCACAACGCCGTTTGCGCAGATTGCTGACCAGGTTCTCCTGCCGCACGCGAGCTCGATCGCTGAGGCCGGCGATCGTCTGGCGCCGCTCGTCGATTCATCGGTGGTCGAGGCTGCGGTTGCCCGTGTGCCGATTGACTGGTTCACCGTGAGACCGCCCGAGGTCTACGTGGAGTATTTGACCGCGCGCGTCGCGGCGTCGTCGCAGTTCAGTGAGGAGGCCGAAAATGCCCGAGCCAGCTAG
- a CDS encoding TetR/AcrR family transcriptional regulator, producing the protein MERATATDLNLDRGEPLPRGRHKLERDVVLASQRGRLIMAFVRLAADRGYDKVTIIDIVSLAGTSKRTFYEHFKDKQDCLLQAFDTTRMMLISAIVGEATPVTDPIERIRVGMQAYVDALVELPDFTRLFLSESMSAGPELADRWIEATEMLSAVMHSWREESRHDHPEVPELSPLRAQIIILGLNETICMTVHRDGVAAVGRRSDELVGEAVALLTAP; encoded by the coding sequence ATGGAACGCGCAACGGCCACAGATCTGAATCTCGACCGCGGCGAGCCGCTGCCTCGCGGCCGCCACAAGCTCGAACGCGACGTGGTTCTCGCTTCGCAGCGAGGCCGACTGATCATGGCCTTCGTGCGCCTGGCCGCCGACCGCGGCTACGACAAAGTGACGATCATTGACATCGTCTCGCTGGCCGGCACCTCAAAGCGCACATTCTACGAGCACTTCAAGGACAAACAGGACTGCCTGCTACAGGCGTTTGACACCACGCGAATGATGCTGATCTCGGCGATCGTCGGCGAGGCCACCCCGGTGACCGATCCAATCGAGCGAATTCGCGTCGGCATGCAGGCCTACGTGGATGCGCTCGTCGAGCTTCCCGACTTCACGCGCCTATTCCTCAGCGAGTCAATGTCCGCCGGCCCCGAGCTTGCTGATCGCTGGATCGAGGCAACCGAGATGCTTTCGGCCGTGATGCACTCCTGGCGCGAGGAGTCTCGTCACGACCATCCTGAAGTTCCAGAACTCAGCCCTTTGCGCGCTCAGATCATCATTCTCGGCCTCAACGAGACGATCTGCATGACGGTTCATCGCGACGGTGTCGCCGCTGTCGGCCGCCGATCCGACGAGCTCGTCGGCGAGGCAGTTGCACTTCTCACTGCTCCGTAA
- a CDS encoding amidase: MGEQPTTAALGVSESIAEQSAKLRAGATTSRALTEAALERAHATQSTVNAFKLLLDEDALLAADEADRRIAAGESTPLLGVPTAVKDDTDLIGHPTAFGCGGEFAPCTEDAAIAKFLRRDGAVIIGKTNSSELGQSSVTAGPAFGITRNPWNLNHTPGGSSGGSAAAVAAGVIAAAVGSDGAGSVRIPAGWSNLVGIKPTRGRVSSWPDPEAFNGITAIGPIARTVEDAALLLDVLAENDPRELHKLPAPERPFVESVGADTGRLRIAVSFRIPWSGVPAKLDPRVRAQVEGVAATLASLGHDVVQQDLRHSFVGVSFLPRSMGGLAEWGERVPDKSLLDHRTRENLRVGNLLKGAPLKFARAWEDLVRRRTGSIFRDFDVVIAPTTAAPPLEANCLEGLSGWQTDRLYVGACPYAWPWNVTGWPGISVPAGFVDGLPVGAQLLGQAGSEDRLIALAAQLESELAWDQQRPPGFGA, from the coding sequence ATGGGGGAGCAACCGACAACAGCTGCGCTCGGCGTCTCGGAATCGATCGCCGAGCAGTCCGCGAAATTGCGCGCGGGTGCAACGACCTCGCGCGCGCTGACAGAGGCCGCGCTCGAGCGCGCCCACGCCACCCAGTCGACCGTCAACGCCTTCAAGTTGCTGCTCGACGAAGATGCGCTCCTCGCCGCCGATGAGGCAGACCGACGCATCGCCGCGGGCGAGTCAACGCCTCTGCTCGGCGTGCCCACTGCCGTCAAGGACGACACCGACCTGATTGGCCACCCAACTGCGTTCGGCTGCGGAGGCGAGTTCGCACCGTGCACCGAGGACGCCGCGATCGCAAAGTTCCTGCGCCGCGATGGCGCGGTGATCATCGGCAAGACCAATTCTTCAGAACTTGGGCAGTCATCTGTCACTGCCGGCCCGGCCTTCGGCATCACCCGTAACCCCTGGAACCTCAACCACACTCCGGGCGGATCGTCGGGCGGTTCTGCCGCGGCAGTCGCCGCTGGGGTGATTGCGGCGGCAGTCGGATCCGATGGCGCGGGGTCGGTGCGCATCCCGGCTGGTTGGAGCAACCTCGTCGGAATCAAACCGACTCGCGGCCGCGTTTCGAGCTGGCCCGATCCAGAGGCCTTCAACGGAATCACCGCGATCGGCCCGATCGCCCGCACGGTCGAGGATGCCGCGCTTCTGCTCGACGTCCTGGCCGAGAACGACCCCCGTGAACTTCACAAGCTCCCGGCGCCCGAGCGACCATTCGTGGAAAGCGTGGGCGCCGACACCGGACGCCTGCGCATCGCCGTGTCGTTCAGGATTCCATGGAGCGGCGTCCCCGCAAAACTCGACCCGCGCGTGCGCGCTCAGGTCGAGGGCGTGGCAGCAACTCTCGCGTCGCTCGGGCACGACGTGGTCCAGCAGGATCTCAGGCACAGTTTTGTGGGCGTCAGCTTTCTGCCGCGCTCGATGGGCGGCCTCGCCGAATGGGGCGAACGTGTCCCCGACAAGTCATTGCTCGACCACCGCACGCGCGAGAACCTGCGCGTCGGCAACCTGTTGAAGGGCGCACCGCTGAAGTTTGCGCGCGCCTGGGAGGACCTCGTGCGCCGCCGCACCGGCTCGATTTTCCGTGACTTCGACGTTGTGATCGCGCCAACCACTGCCGCGCCGCCGCTTGAAGCCAACTGCCTCGAAGGCCTCAGCGGCTGGCAGACTGACCGGCTCTACGTTGGCGCCTGCCCTTATGCCTGGCCGTGGAACGTCACCGGCTGGCCGGGCATCAGCGTTCCGGCTGGGTTCGTTGACGGTCTTCCTGTTGGAGCTCAGCTGCTCGGGCAGGCCGGCAGCGAAGACCGGCTGATCGCGCTCGCCGCACAGCTCGAGAGCGAGCTCGCCTGGGACCAGCAGCGTCCGCCTGGCTTCGGCGCCTAA